CGCTTCAGAAAACAGCATCGCGTAATCTTTCCCCTGCGCTGTACGTTGAAAGGCCATAGATACACCCGTGTAGATTTCGGTAGATATAGATTTAGCCTGAGATACAGGTAGAATTCTACGCTCAGTTGTCATTAATTTATTGAAATTACCTTCACCTATTGGGATGTAATCTACATCTCCATTAAGTAAAGCTTCAACCATCTGATCTTGGCTTGAAAATCTAGATAAAGGTTTTTTAGGTAATCGCAGTGTAATAACATCGTCGAAATAATCAGCCTCTACAACGCCTATCCGCTCACCAACTAATTCAGATAGTTGATGATATTGATTTATTTTGTAACCAGCACGACTGATCAATAGTAAATGAGGTTTGTAATAGGGTTCACTAAAATAGAATTTTTCTTTACGAGAATCAGTAATAGCCATCGCCCCTAACATATCAATTGATTTTTTATCTAAGTCGTTATAAATATCTGCCCAGGGCTCATCAACGCCATTCACTAATTGGCACTTAAACCCGAGTATAAAACAAACTCTCCTAACAAGAGAAAGACTCAACCCATTGATTGGTGCACTTCCATCTTCTTCTAAATCTTCAACTTTAAATTGAATGACATGATTGGTATCCACACTACTACTCGTGACCTTTTGTCGTAGCGACTTTAGTCTAACATTGTACTCATTTTTATTAATAATATTCGCGACCTGATGCTGTAGCTTATTTTCACTGAGCAGACGGTTAATCTCATCAAGTAGAGCGGTATTTTTTCCATGTTTAGTCGCAATCGAGACGGGAGTAATATCAAAAATACTTGATATTCTCTCTGCTTTAAAACCTTTTTTAAGTGCAACCTCAAGCATCCCTGAATTGCCAATAACGGCGTCTACATCGTCATGCTGAAGGTAATCAAATGCAGAATCAATATTATGATAAGTAGCAAAAGACTTGTTATAAAACTGTAATTTTAGAAAATCATGATATGTTGACCCACTGGGTGTTAAAAATTTATTAACAGTTGATTTATTAAATTTATTTTTTGTGAATATGTACGATAAATCGGTATGCACAGGGGCTGTAAAATCCAGAAAAGACGATCTTTCAGATGTATATGTAATATCAGCAGTAAAATCCAAATACTCTGTATTCAACAAATACAATATATTATCGTAGCTTTCATAATAATGAAAATCAAAATCAATTAATAATTCATCTGATATTTTTTGGAAAACAAACTCACTAATTTTGTCTCGTTTAACAATACCCACATCATAGGTTTCTCTTTTTGCATAAGCACAATTAATCTCTATTAATAAAGTTAAAAATACAAAAAGTAAATTCTTCATAATATATCCAAATTAAATTTATAACTGCACATTTTCAGTAAAATCTATCTTTTCTATTGGCTTTGGTCTCGAAAAAAAGAATCCTTGTGCAGTACTAATTTTCTCTTTTTTCATCAATTCAACTTCACATTGTTTTTCAACACCTTCGACAACTATTTTGGCGCCTAGCGTTCTTACAATCTGGCATGTTAACAAGAACAGTTCCGCCCCTATTTTATTATAAGTATTCATTGTTAACGTGCGGTCAATCTTAACGATATCAAATTTGTATTTAGACAAATAACCTAATGATGAATAACCAGAACCAAAATCGTCTAAAGCAATTTTAACCCCCAACGCTCTAAATTTTTTAATTTTTTTAGCTGTATTACACTCATCTTTAATCAATACATCTTCGGTTATTTCTAAAATGATACTAGAAAAAGGGACTTCCACGTTTTCAATTTCTTCTTTTACAGCATAAAAAAAATCTTTTCGAATAAATGTCACTGGTGATACATTAATTGAGACTGTAATGCCAAATTCCTTAATGATCGTCGCAGTTTCAGTCAATGCCCGATGCAATACCCAAAAGTCGAGTACTGAAGCCAATCCCACTTTATTAAAATCATCTATAAATATTGGTGGTGTTATTTTACCCTGACGATCTCTATGTCGAATCAATGCCTCGATAGATACCATATTTTTAGTAACCACATCATATTGAGGCTGATAAAATAATACAAAGTCCCCACTCTTTTGCAGTTTATTAATACGATTCTGAGCGAGAATATTCTGATTCATTGCTGGTAACATGCCACCTATCGATTTACTTTCGTCCAATTTGTCATAATTAAAATAGTTATCCGAAATAGACTTGGAATACACAGCATTTGCCATTTTGATACCATCCATCCGACGAAAAAATGGGTAGTAAATACTGATACCGAGAATGACAATGACCGCTTGTAATACGACTGAGTTCATATCTCCATCTGTAGATAAATAGCCACTGTATAATGTCGGTGTCATCCAACTAATTGGAATAGTAACAGGAGCGACTAAACCTAGTGTCGTCACTAAATAGGCAAGAGACAGAGATAATATTGGAACCATAATAAAGGGAATGATTAAAATTGGGTTAAACATGACAGGCAAGCCATATATCACTAATTCATTAATATTAAAAAAACTAAATATTAATGACACAGCACCAAGTCGACGATAGCCTTGATTTTTTGTTAATAACATACAGATAACCAAACTTAACGAATTCCCAGCACCACCTATCGACGCATAAGCGGTCAAAAAAAGGCTATTCATAATATGCTCAGAATGGCATTGAATGTCAGTAATCGCTACCGAATGGCTGCAATCAAGACCAGCAGAAGAACCAGAAAGTACAGCATGGCCATTCATGCCGATGAACCAAAGCAGATTCCGACTTGTTTCTAATATAAGCGCATTAAATAAAGGGTTAATATCATAATGGATAAACCAATTCTCTGTTTCAATCATCACGAAACAAGACAAGTAGAATGCAGGAAGCCCTATGATGACAATCACTAATAAAGTGATGCCGACAAGGTTTATCGACTGATCTATCACAGAGGGCAGTTCAGAGCGCATAAACCATTTTTTGCTCTGAATATAAAAGATAAATTTAGATACTAATATTGGAATTAATACGGCCATAAAAAACGGGATTTTTATATTAAGCAACGCAGTGCTGTCAATAACTTTACACGTATTAGATATAATTAAAACGATCACTAAAGATGAAGTGATAACCAAAACTCGCGATACACCTTCTTTTTTAGAAAGAAATAAAGAAAAATAAGTCAATAGCAATATTGGATATAACGAGCGTGTACTTTCGGAAACAAGTCCCATAAACA
This Moritella sp. 5 DNA region includes the following protein-coding sequences:
- a CDS encoding EAL domain-containing protein — its product is MMKLLDCLSDNLYLRGLCNTFIMLLPIPVISALCDALSSFFWGGGFHRLSLFMGLVSESTRSLYPILLLTYFSLFLSKKEGVSRVLVITSSLVIVLIISNTCKVIDSTALLNIKIPFFMAVLIPILVSKFIFYIQSKKWFMRSELPSVIDQSINLVGITLLVIVIIGLPAFYLSCFVMIETENWFIHYDINPLFNALILETSRNLLWFIGMNGHAVLSGSSAGLDCSHSVAITDIQCHSEHIMNSLFLTAYASIGGAGNSLSLVICMLLTKNQGYRRLGAVSLIFSFFNINELVIYGLPVMFNPILIIPFIMVPILSLSLAYLVTTLGLVAPVTIPISWMTPTLYSGYLSTDGDMNSVVLQAVIVILGISIYYPFFRRMDGIKMANAVYSKSISDNYFNYDKLDESKSIGGMLPAMNQNILAQNRINKLQKSGDFVLFYQPQYDVVTKNMVSIEALIRHRDRQGKITPPIFIDDFNKVGLASVLDFWVLHRALTETATIIKEFGITVSINVSPVTFIRKDFFYAVKEEIENVEVPFSSIILEITEDVLIKDECNTAKKIKKFRALGVKIALDDFGSGYSSLGYLSKYKFDIVKIDRTLTMNTYNKIGAELFLLTCQIVRTLGAKIVVEGVEKQCEVELMKKEKISTAQGFFFSRPKPIEKIDFTENVQL
- a CDS encoding GGDEF domain-containing protein — protein: MKNLLFVFLTLLIEINCAYAKRETYDVGIVKRDKISEFVFQKISDELLIDFDFHYYESYDNILYLLNTEYLDFTADITYTSERSSFLDFTAPVHTDLSYIFTKNKFNKSTVNKFLTPSGSTYHDFLKLQFYNKSFATYHNIDSAFDYLQHDDVDAVIGNSGMLEVALKKGFKAERISSIFDITPVSIATKHGKNTALLDEINRLLSENKLQHQVANIINKNEYNVRLKSLRQKVTSSSVDTNHVIQFKVEDLEEDGSAPINGLSLSLVRRVCFILGFKCQLVNGVDEPWADIYNDLDKKSIDMLGAMAITDSRKEKFYFSEPYYKPHLLLISRAGYKINQYHQLSELVGERIGVVEADYFDDVITLRLPKKPLSRFSSQDQMVEALLNGDVDYIPIGEGNFNKLMTTERRILPVSQAKSISTEIYTGVSMAFQRTAQGKDYAMLFSEALPLVNVKHIVNFHGLQPDWKSALLAEKKYIRLTQLSFACVVILLLLFTYYLYIQATTDSLSKLGNRRALTRRFKSGVKSECVFVYMDINNFKSINDKYGHHVGDLVLVALAQHIQCYWSGKAYRIGGDEFVLTLNKIVPEVSDSFTRLQRFSFSIKDTGEKLDISVSAGISLRRERTISLQALLRDIDHKMYNNKTSKQN